Below is a window of Mycolicibacterium chitae DNA.
GTTTCGCCTGGGGCGACCACGGCCCCGACGTCCACGTCGGCTGCGAGCGATTCTTCCGGCCCACCTACAACGCGCATCTGATCGGCGACTGGCTACCGGCCCTGACCGGGGTGGTGTCCCGGCTCGAGTCCGGTGCCGCGGTCGCCGACATCGGTTGCGGGCATGGATCTTCGACCATCCTGATGGCACAGGCCTTTCCCCGGTCGACGTTCGTCGGGGTGGATTACCACCGCGCGTCGATCGACACGGCACGGCGCCGCGCCGCCGAGGCCGCGCCGGCGGCCCGGATCAGTTTCGAGGCCACCGACGGGGGCGCGGTCGCCGGCGGCCCGTTCGACCTGGTGACCATGTTCGACTGCCTGCACGACATGGGCGATCCCGTGGGGGCCGCCCGACGGGTGCGCGAGATCATCGCCGACGACGGCACGTGGATGATCGTCGAACCGGCGGCCGGCGATCGGGTGGAGGACAACCTGCATCAGATCGGCCGGGCCTACTACGGCTTCTCCACCCTGTTGTGCACGCCGTCGTCGTTGGCGCAGCCCGTGGGATTGGCGCTGGGCACCCAGGCCGGCCCGGCGCGGATCGAGGACGTGGTGACCCAGGCCGGTTTCACCCGGTTCCGGCTGGCCGCCAACACCCCGTTCAACAACGTCTTCGAGGTGCGGCCTTAGCTTTGGCGCTGCCCGATCCGCACCGTCAGGTTCTGGCGCTCGCCGCCGCGCACCACCACCATCGGCTGCTGCTGGCCGGGTTGGGTCCGGCGCAGGGCGCCCAGCAGATCCTCGACGCTTTCCACCGGGGTGTCCGCGAGACTGACGATCACGTCCCCGGGCCGGGCCCCCGCGGTCGCCGCGGGACTGCCGGGTTCGACGCCGCGCACCAGCGCCCCTTCACTGACCGGCACGCCGAGCCGCTCCCGGATGGCCGGGGTGAGGCGACCGGTGGTGACACCCAGGTACGGGTGGGTGACCCGGCCGCCGTCGAGCAACTGCTCGGTGACCGCCAGCACCGTCGAGGTCGGGATCGCGAAACCCAACGACACCGCCCCGGCCGCGGGCGGAATGTAGGCCTCGTTGATGCCGACGACGCGCCCGTCGACGTCCAGCAGCGCACCGCCGGAGTTGCCCGGCGAGATCGAGGCGTCGGTCTGGATCAGGTCCACCAGCGACGAACTCTCGACGGCCGAACCGGGGATGTTGCGGTTCAGCCCGGAGATGACGCCCGCGGTGACGGTGTTCTCGAAGCCCAGCGGGCTGCCGATGGCGATGGCGATGTCGCCGGGGCGCGGCAGCTCGTCGCGATACTCCGGCACCGGCAGATTGCGGCGCTCGGTGCGCACCACGGCCAGATCGGTCACCTGGTCGGTGGCCAGCACCTGTCCGGGTGAGCTGACGCCGTCGGCGTAGCCGATCGTGACCTCGCGGGCGTTGCCGACCACGTGCGCGTTGGTGACGATGACGTCGGGCCGCAGGACCACGCCGCTGCCCACCCCGTCGCGCAGTTGCACGGTCACCACGCTGGGACTGACCCGCTCGACGACGTCTGCGTAACCGGCGCTCGACGGCGGGCTCGCCGCCGGCGCGGGCGCCGGCGCGGTGGTGGTCGGCTGCTCCTGCGCCTCCGGTTCGGTGGTGGTGGGTGCGGCACAGCCCGACACCGCGAGCAGCACCGCGGCGCCGGCAACGAGGGTCCTGTTCAGCTTCACTCGTCGCACGTTACCGCGATGACCGCGCCCGCGAGCGGGCATTTACTTCCAGGCGAACACCGGTTGTTCGAGGTCGGCGACCGGATCGTGGCGACCTTCCAGACACAGCCAGCGCAGCTGCAGCAGCACCGCCCCGGTGGGCGCATGGATCAGGTCGTTGCCCAGCGGCACCTGGACCACCGGGCGCGGACTCTCGGGAATGGTGATGAACCGCGGCGAGTCGTCGCGCTGCAGGTTGTGCAGCCCCACCCGGTAGGCCGCGACGACCTCGTCGGGGGCCGGCCGCGGGTCCAGCCGCCCGCCACCCCAGACCACCACCGGGGTGATGACGTAGCCCGACCGCGTCGGATAGTCGTCGAGCAGTCCCAGCACCGACGATTCGGGCAGCCGGATGCCCACCTCTTCGTCCAGTTCCCGCAGCGCCGCCTCGAGCACGGTCTCCCCCGGGTCCACCCGGCCGCCGGGCAGGGCCCACTGCGCCGAGTGCGAGGACAACCGGGTTGCCCTGCGGCACAACAGGAACGCGGCGCCGCCGGAGACGTCGACCATGCGGCCGTCGAGGCCGAAGTCGGGTAGGGGCCGGCCCGCGTTCCACTCGTCCACCGGAACCGGGTCCACCCGGTCCTCGCCCACCTCGGAATCGACGAGCACCACGGCCACCGCCGCGTGCCGCTTGGTCGGGTCGGTCAGGACGCGGCGGTCGTGGCGGGTCAGATGCTCGCGGACCCGTTCCCGCAGCCCGTCGTCGTAGCTGATGGTCACCGTTGCACCTTAGGACGGGCTGTCTCGACACGATCACGGGTCCATACCGGTCCGGCATCACAGGTCCCATACGAACCATTGATCACTAGCGTCACAGCAGCCCACCGTTGACGTTCTCGCCGCGTCCCGTCCCCGAGAGGTTGCGCATGTCGTCGCGTCAACGAACCGTACCCGCATCGCTGGCCACCTCGGCCGTCGTCGGCCTGTGCGTGGCGATCGGTGTCGCGCCGATGGCCGGGGCCGAACCGTGCACGGGCGCGGCCGCGGCGGCGCGCCCCCTGCCCGAGCAGGCCTTCCAGATCCCGAGCCCGTCGGCGCTGGCCCCGTTCCGACGTCCGATCGGACACAAACCGCCCGGCGCCAACGAATCGGCCCCGCTGCCCAAGCTCGGACAGCTGCCGCTGGCCATCCTCAAGGCCCTGATCCCCAAGTCCGCACAGGTGGAACAGCAAGCGGCGGTGCGCCCGTCGCCGAATCCCGCCGGCGCCCAACCGGTCCAGCCCGTCGCACCGCAACCCGCGCCGCAGCCGGCACCGGCGGCCCAGCCCGTCCCGTCGGCCCCGCCGGGCACCTCGATCGTCGGCTGGGTCACCGGCCCGGACAGCCCCAACGAGACCATCAAGCGGTTCGCCGTCACCGGCACCGATCTCGGGATCATGTGGGACAACGGCGATCCCGCCAATCGCCAGGTGCTGATGGCGTTCGGCGACACCAACGGCTACTGC
It encodes the following:
- a CDS encoding class I SAM-dependent methyltransferase — protein: MTVKEDTAQVDPDKLMAFVFRAVEEAGAALNCALVVMGDRLGYYRCLAEHGASTAAELAQRTDTEEHYAREWLNAQAAGSFVAYDPETGRYHLPPEQAVALTDETSPAFVGGLFQIAHGTVNDADRIIDAARTGAGFAWGDHGPDVHVGCERFFRPTYNAHLIGDWLPALTGVVSRLESGAAVADIGCGHGSSTILMAQAFPRSTFVGVDYHRASIDTARRRAAEAAPAARISFEATDGGAVAGGPFDLVTMFDCLHDMGDPVGAARRVREIIADDGTWMIVEPAAGDRVEDNLHQIGRAYYGFSTLLCTPSSLAQPVGLALGTQAGPARIEDVVTQAGFTRFRLAANTPFNNVFEVRP
- a CDS encoding S1C family serine protease, which produces MNRTLVAGAAVLLAVSGCAAPTTTEPEAQEQPTTTAPAPAPAASPPSSAGYADVVERVSPSVVTVQLRDGVGSGVVLRPDVIVTNAHVVGNAREVTIGYADGVSSPGQVLATDQVTDLAVVRTERRNLPVPEYRDELPRPGDIAIAIGSPLGFENTVTAGVISGLNRNIPGSAVESSSLVDLIQTDASISPGNSGGALLDVDGRVVGINEAYIPPAAGAVSLGFAIPTSTVLAVTEQLLDGGRVTHPYLGVTTGRLTPAIRERLGVPVSEGALVRGVEPGSPAATAGARPGDVIVSLADTPVESVEDLLGALRRTQPGQQQPMVVVRGGERQNLTVRIGQRQS
- a CDS encoding NUDIX hydrolase produces the protein MTISYDDGLRERVREHLTRHDRRVLTDPTKRHAAVAVVLVDSEVGEDRVDPVPVDEWNAGRPLPDFGLDGRMVDVSGGAAFLLCRRATRLSSHSAQWALPGGRVDPGETVLEAALRELDEEVGIRLPESSVLGLLDDYPTRSGYVITPVVVWGGGRLDPRPAPDEVVAAYRVGLHNLQRDDSPRFITIPESPRPVVQVPLGNDLIHAPTGAVLLQLRWLCLEGRHDPVADLEQPVFAWK